The stretch of DNA gaTACTGAGTcaaaataatgagatactatatcataattatgagatacttagTCAAAATAATGATATACTAAGTCATGAGATagaatctcataattatgagatagctaagtcataataatgagatactatctcattattatgacttagctatcttttTAATGAGATACAATCTCATAATTATAACATACTAAGTCAAAAtattgagatactatctcataattatgagataatatcTCATAATTATAAGATACTGAGTCAAAATAATGAGATACGAAgtcatgagatactatctcattattatggcatagctatctcattattatgagatactatctcataattacgagatagtatctcattattatgaggtaGCTAAGTCATAAAAAttagatagtatctcattattatgacttagctatctcattttttttggttttttggtgacttgtaccattttgtttgttttaatgtaggttttgtgttagatttagtaaacaagtaaaaattacttgtataaaggggtagggacatacaagtttccacttcagcctactccttttcaaacagagaagaagggatgatgatatgtattttttctgtttgtggtatttttaaaaaaaattatgtatgttttctttgtttgaaataaactaaactaaaaaagatACTaattcataataatgagataataTTTTGTTATCTGAGTggtgggaatgggcttccatataaCTGTAACTACAGTAATTAGCTTTAAGTAAAATAATTTTCTATTGCAGGTTTAGATTTAAAAACTGTCTCTTGTTTTTAATTACATCAAAGTTGAACAAGCATGAAGATGTTGTTAAAGAACATTTATACTTAAAGACATTTTTCTCCTCACTGGACGCCTTCACTTATGGAAATCATAGATAGGTCTTCTGTTTATTTGATCAGAAGTGATGCCAGATGGCTTTTACAGGTGCAGCCCGATGGTGCAGCCATGTTGTCTTTTTGGAACCAGAGTCTGCACGTTGAAGGTTTCAGGGTCACCTGCAGTCAATCGTTGTCATTTAAAAGCTTCAAATAAGTTCCTGCAGCAGAACTATGCAAATGTCCCATTAATTTAAATAGAGGAGGGTGGGACTTAACATTTGTACTGGAACCAGTTTCTTTGATAGACTGTTCCAGCTCTAAACTTCTAAGTTCAGTGAATGTCTAAAAGCTTTTGCTAGAAGAAATAATCATGGACTGAAGTCTAGACAAGTGTCCGGCTAAAACAACCAAAGACCACACAGTGAGATATGAAAGTGATTACACAGACATGCATTTTAAAATGTCTGTCTTCTCCAAACCGTCTTGTGTCCAACATGCTCTGTGGTCACCTTTAAGATTAAAAATAAACCCTCCTAAAATCAGACGACTGCCTCGACAGAACTACAAACTCTGTGTCTTAGCTGAAAGTCAGACATCTAAATTAGACTCATCAGTATCATATTTCATCAATAATCATTATAATTCACTCTGTCTATCAGAAACCTGGCTGTGACTCAAGGATCACATTAATAAGAAGAACTATTCAAATTTTCACTATTTTCAAAGTGTATGTTGCGCAGGACAGATGGAATGATCAGACTGAAACCTAAAATTAGTTCCAGCTTCTGATTTTGTCACCCTGAATAAAGCTTGCTGCTGTGTGTCGCCTGCCTGGCCCTTAGTTAGTCCAGAGGAAACCCTATAATAGTAGTAATGCATTTCACAGAAATGCTCATTGTTGCATGGATCGTTTTCTTACGTGTGACATTAAACAATTCAGAATTCACATATTGTGTAAAGAAAATGCGTGTACTTTCGCTTTAGCAAAGCCTCCTTGTAGCAGCCCTGAGATGGTGCGTGCGTCAGCTGCATTACTCACTTGCAACAAAACAAAATTATAGTCAActtcctgctgtgtgaaggcttgATTAAACCCCATCCCTGTCTGAGGAGAAATACAACCCCTCCATCTGCCCACCTGCTCCCACCCTCCAAATGGCTTCTAGTGAGTAACTTTTTGGCAGAGATTTACCTGAAAGTGTCATCCGATGCCACACATATGTTTGATGACTGCCGAGCAGTCCTGCAGGAGTAATTCACTCGGAGTTAGAAATAAACTTATATATTCTATTAATTTACAACCAAAGTCATTTTTTATGTATAATTTCACTTTAATAACATGATCAAATTGAAAGTGGAGTTTGTAGATTTGCATGCATGAAAATTGTATGACAtcatatgcaaaaaaaaaaaaaaaacagagacacAATCAGCTTTGATTCATTATTTACTGACATTCTTAATCAagacataaataaaaacaattaagaTTTTTAATTTTGAGAATTGAAGCATAGTTAATGAGTAAAATCACTGTGGCTGATTAACcttttttattactctgatcatgCAGCTGAAGGGAAACTGTGTTTCCTCTCTGTCTGTGTCATTCAGCATAGACATTAATAAGAATACCGTCATGCCAGAGTAATAGTTAAAAAAACTCTGAAAACACGCCTAATGTATCTGATCTTAATGCAATCTGATTAATTTTAGGACAAGGAAAGTGTGAAAACTATGTATAGGTAAGATGTACAAAGACAAGAAATGCAAAATAAAGAAAGGAAACCTCCTGACAGCAAAATAAAAGTGCTTTTATCACTGATGATTCCAGACCAAGATGAAAGAGGGAGACTTCACAAATAAAGCTTCTGTGTTTAGTTACAACTTTAGATAAAAAGGTTCTTCTAAAAATAAATTGCAAAGTATTTTTAAGCAGATCTGTTCCTGTCAAAGTTTTTCACCTGTTTCTCTTTGAGAATGATTAGTCATTAACAGCTGGAGCAATGCAGTTATCTGGGTTatgggaaactttttactgactggttTAATTTACTGAACTGGAACGTTAACTttgggaagtgccttgagacgacttgtctgATTTGGCTATTTAAACAAactgagctgagctgagctgaaccgacaaacactgaagaTGTCAGACGTTCATAATGATTCAGATCTAGATAACGTAGTTTCAGGTGTGTGTGAGGTGTGCATTTGGTAGGAAAAAAATCCCATTTAAATCCTCTGAACGTGTCTGAGGTTttgaaatgtgcaaaaatgagtggAGGGCATGATTGTGAAAAATTGTGATGCGAAAAGTGAAAGATTTTTTCTTGAAACAGGTTTGTAAAATGACACTAAAATCTATTGAAATGTCCTTTTCATGTCTGatttaattacatttttaatAACGTTGGAGCCTCAAACAAATAAATGATCATTTAACCTAAAGCTGAGCTTTATTCATGTTTCtagtgttttactgcttttaggaGTTGGTTGGCATCGTTGCAGTCGGTTTTTGCCACACAGCTCAGTAATAATGGGCTGTAAGAGGTTGTAATTAGAGCTGTTGCGCACAGCTCTCCCTCTCTCCTACTGACGCTGCTCCTCTCTCCCCAGATCTAAATCAGAGGGTCTCCTGCTTTGTCTTTCTCACCTtccttctgtctctctctctccagacGCGCTCCATGTGCCTCAGAGGTGTTTGATTCCCTCCAGCTCACCCAGAGGCAGCTCTTTAGAGATGCTTTAACCTTGTAAGCTGCCCTGTGGGGGGTTTCAGCTGCAGCAACAACGGCATTTGTTCTTTTATTCAACGGGAGAGGAAGTGCGGTGGTTTTACGCATGGAGGTTGGCACCAGCCTGTTTACGCAGGACTCCTCGGCATTAGAAGTCAGGGAGTGAGCAACCATGCGGGGCACGGAGCTGCTGCTCGGTTACTTTCTGGTAAAAGTTCTGGTTTGTGACGCGGAGGGCGAGCTGGATCAGAGCGCGGATGACTTCATCATAGTAACCGGGTTTAACGAGTCTGTGGACGGGGAGAGCGCGGCCACGGAGAACCCCCACACGGAGGACAAGTGCAGTGGCTACTACGACGTGATGGGCCAGTGGGACCCGCCGTTCGTGTGCAGGACAGGCAGCTACCTGTACTGCTGCGGCACCTGTGGCTTCAGGTTCTGCTGCGAGTACAAGAGCTCCAGACTGGACCAGACCACCTGTAAGAACTACGACACCCCCCCGTGGATGATGACCGGCAGGCCTCCACCTAAAGTAGACGTGACGTCAGAGTCAGCCAAGGATAAAACCAACCTGATAGTCTACGTCATTTGCGGGGTCGTTGCCATCATGGCCCTGATTgggattttcaccaagcttggcTTGGAAAAGACGCACCGGCCCAACAGAGACAACATGTCCAGGTAAAGCCTGCGCCTGATATTCAGATGATGATTCGGTGTCTTTTTATCCTGAATACATGAGTGAAAACTTCACCAACACATAGTGATGGTCACCCGACAGCCACAGGCTTTGGGTGATGATGGTATGCTTTGATATAAGGCAGCACATGGGTCCCTCCAGACACACACTGTGGAGTGGCATTTTAAACAAACCTTATAATTTATTTGTTTATCAAATACATATTTGAGGAAACTCTTAGAAAGTACAAAAAATAAGGTTCAAATGTAATTTTTCATGCCCCAAAATATCACAAACGATGTAGAACAGTGTTAAAAATGGATTTAAATCAACCTGACCTGCACGTGAGGTGTGATAACAAGGCTAGAGGCCACTGGTTTAATCATCACAATCACACAAACATTCATTTGGACAAAGATGGTTTCCAAATGTGGAAATACATCTGAATAACAATCACCTGTCTGCACAAATGCtggtatctattccaaattgcttTTACTTTGGAAAACACTAAGATGAAAACAGACACATTTTGAAGCTTGGATCATTTAAAAGTTGGCCAGTTGGGTTGATTGATTAATTTAATTAGGCTCTGAAGTTGAAGGGATTGGTTGACACTAAATTGAAATAAATGAACACGTATTTCCAAACTGTGTCTCTGTAACATAGTAGACACATTTAGAGGCTTTTTACTGTTTTCTCCTTTAGGGGAGACACGCAGGATAAATAGTATAACATGTGGGCTGTGTGTATAAACAGCAGCCAGGCATCTTATCGAGATCTGAGGATGTTTGAGGAGATGTGAAGACTGAAGTGGGTCACATGACGATATTCACAAAGCTTTATTCAGAGAACAAACACCTGGGTTGTTGTCGGATTAGGTTACGATTTATCACTTTACATCCGTAAACGGTTTGATTACAACTTCGACAGAGTGACTCTTGTCTGTATGAGGTCACGTTTTCAAAAGCATGAGCTAAACCCTGTGTAGAAACATAAAAGTCACGTGTTGCTCTGATGGTAAACCTTGGTCCACCTGCAGTACTACTTTTATGCTCAGCTGTAATTAATAAAACAAAAGGTGAGGAGgagttgtaataataataataataataataataataataataataataaaaaagggggACGACTGACAATATCGCCACTGTTGTTCCTCTTCAATGGCTTCTTTTTCacttcagcacagctggaggcttTCAGATCAGTTTAGAGCCAGTAAGGTAGGCAGCTTTGACAGTCTCAACCAGACCTAATGACTATGATCAGAAAATAATAACATGGTCACGCTCAAATGTTTGAAATCTTACTCAACTTAAATGTCACCTGAAATGAGAAACTTGCGAGGGGCAGGCTCAAATAAAGATGGATGTGATTTAATTGCATTATGTAAAAAAAATCTGTGTGTTTCCTAACAGCTTATATATCATACAGATTATGTAGACTTTTGATAGGGTATTTAAAGCATCTctatggactttttattttagatTTGATCGTTCAACCATTAACCAGTAAAGACCTTTTCTCTTGAGTCTGCATTTCATCCTTTCAGAGCTCTTGCACACGTGATCCGTCATCCTGCATCAGAACACACAGACGACCTCGGACTCAACCAGCATTACGAGAACATCCACACCAGACTGATGCTTGACAGTTTCCGTAAGTAGCTTGTcactttcattctaattcataattCAGCTTCAGTCAGGTAATCTGCTCTAATTTTTATGTTTGGGGTTCATAACAtaacaaatggttcccgagcgcagccgcagCTGCAGCTTACCGCCCCccaaggggatgggtcaaatgccgaGATGAACTTCACCAGCGTGTGGTGACTAGTGGGACTTAAACTTTATATTAGCAGCTAATACAGTTTAGATAATGATTTAATTCAGTTTAATTGTGACTGATTTGTAGCTTTGTAAATAAGATCAGAAATGTGTATAAAAAACAGATTTTAGCAAAGACAACTTTGTCTAAAGCAAACAGGAGACTGCCGTTTAATTCACCACAAAAGGGATTTTCTAGATGCCTTTACAGTTTTGTTTTTGAGTCAAATCTAGTTTAAACTTGAAAAAGTTTCTCCATTAGAATCGGATGAGTTTACAGACACAAGGCATAAACTACATCTCACGTTGTTTCTTATTTGAGTTTATACTCTGTTTATTTAAAATACGAACCCTGGCTGCATATTAGAGTGCCTCTCCTAAAATTTATTTGGAATTGACaaagataaagaaaaaaaaatcacccaATCAAATTTCTTGCTGGCTGATGAAAACATTAGTTGCTCCCTTAGAAATCACTGAGCATAGACACTAATTACCAATGACAAGCCTTATTCTCTCATTCACTGGCATCAACGCCTACACACACCTACAGAGATCTGCACTGGCAGAGGAGGGTTCTTATTTTTACTAATGTGGTCTGCTTACTGTCAATCTGCTTCCTGCTTTCACAGCTGTAGTCTCGAGAAAATGCTCTCCACAAGCTCCGTTTCCCTTTTGCCAAATATTGTATAATTGGGTGATTCTCTGAATTCGGTGCCCTTTGCGTTCATattcaattcatccatccatcttctgaacccgcttggtacacgtagggtcgcggggggggggggggggggggggcggtgcctatctccagcagtcaacgggcaattaggcagggtacaccctggacagagagccagtccatcgcagggcaacacagagacacacaggacaaacaattgtgcacacacacactcacacctaagggcaatttagacagaccaatcaacctaacagtcatgtttttggactgtgggaggaagccggagtacctggagagaacccacacatgcacagggagaacttgcaaactccatgcagaaaaatcccaggctgggaagcgaacccaggaccttcgtgctgcaaggcaacagctctaatcactgctccactgcgcagccatattcaattcaattcaattcaattcaattcaaatatactttattaatcccagagggaaattggagtttcagtacacacaattctgagatcagacatacagtcaggtccataaatattgggacatcgactcaatgctaacatttttggctctgtacaccaccacaatggatatcaaatgaaacgaacaagatgtgctttaactgcagactgtcagcttttatttgagggtatttacatccaaatcaggtgaacggcgtaggaattacaacagtatgCATATGTGCCTCACACTTGTTAAGGGACTAAatgtaatgggacaattggcttctcagctgttccatggccaggtgtgtgttattccctcattatcccaattacaatgagcagataaaaggtccagagttcatttcaagtgtgctatttgcatttggaatctgttgctgtcaactgacaagatgagatccaaagagctgtcactatcagtgaagcaagccatcattaggctgaaaaaacaaaagaaacctatcagagggATAGaaaaaacattaggcgtggccaaaacaacagtttggaacattctcataaagaaggaacgcaccggtgagctcagcaacaccaaaagacccagaAGACCATGGAAAACAActggtggatgaccgaagaatcctttccctggtgaagaaaacacccttcacaacagttggccagatcaagaccactctccaggaggtagatgtatctgtgtcaaagtcaacaatcaagagaagactccaccagtgtgaatacagagggttcaccacaagatgtaaaccattggtgagccccaaaaacaggaaggccagagtagagtttgccaaacaacatctaaaaaagccttcacagttctggaacaacatcctatggacagatgagaccaagaccaacttgtaccagagtgatgggaagaagagtatggagatggaaaggaactgctcatgatcctaagcacaccacctcatcagtgaagcatggtgctggaagtgtcatggtgtgggcatgcatggctgccagtggaactggttctcttgtatttattgatgatgtgactgctgacaaaagcagcacgatgaattctgaagtgttttgggcaatattatctgctcatattcagccaaatgcctcagaactcattggacggcgcttcacagtgcagatggacaatgacccaaagcatactgcaaaagcaaccaaagagtttttgaagggaaacaaGTGGACTGTTTtacaatggccaagtcaatcacctgacctgaatccgattgagcatgcatttcacttgctgaagataaaactgaagggaaaatgccccaggaacaagcaggaactgaagactgcttGTTCCTTGTTCCTGgggcaatttcttatctgaatctggtgcctcaagggcaccagattcagataagaaattgttttggggccagacagacataatttcttctctgtctcaAAGTTCCATTGGTCCTTAACCTCTCAAAATTCAATAATGGCGTaagttaaactatcccaatccgtgcttattcgtccactcgctccttgatcgcatccatcttttgtgccaaagcatgaatcgcagccaaagttccaagcttacgactcatctcgacaattatatgagtct from Nothobranchius furzeri strain GRZ-AD chromosome 5, NfurGRZ-RIMD1, whole genome shotgun sequence encodes:
- the shisa9b gene encoding protein shisa-9B isoform X2 produces the protein MRGTELLLGYFLVKVLVCDAEGELDQSADDFIIVTGFNESVDGESAATENPHTEDKCSGYYDVMGQWDPPFVCRTGSYLYCCGTCGFRFCCEYKSSRLDQTTCKNYDTPPWMMTGRPPPKVDVTSESAKDKTNLIVYVICGVVAIMALIGIFTKLGLEKTHRPNRDNMSRALAHVIRHPASEHTDDLGLNQHYENIHTRLMLDSFPEKVNDQSNRRQVMEMTTKGGLPMEGVDTEPEPRNPYSPPRQRSSKQKGHNYRSHRSNSSQSLYYSSNTITSPGGLRSWQSKDTLGHQQCHGQKKHSVMENELHNTLYMPPQPYFVTNSKTEVTV
- the shisa9b gene encoding protein shisa-9B isoform X1, yielding MRGTELLLGYFLVKVLVCDAEGELDQSADDFIIVTGFNESVDGESAATENPHTEDKCSGYYDVMGQWDPPFVCRTGSYLYCCGTCGFRFCCEYKSSRLDQTTCKNYDTPPWMMTGRPPPKVDVTSESAKDKTNLIVYVICGVVAIMALIGIFTKLGLEKTHRPNRDNMSRALAHVIRHPASEHTDDLGLNQHYENIHTRLMLDSFHNTQMNNVAQSPSLVSQPYPAVGQITSPYEEMPIVSPYEQTPIKEFNKYTLLKAVAEKVNDQSNRRQVMEMTTKGGLPMEGVDTEPEPRNPYSPPRQRSSKQKGHNYRSHRSNSSQSLYYSSNTITSPGGLRSWQSKDTLGHQQCHGQKKHSVMENELHNTLYMPPQPYFVTNSKTEVTV